A region of Geobacillus sp. 46C-IIa DNA encodes the following proteins:
- a CDS encoding cytosolic protein translates to MSVWKKLKYALTNHCETRETHEDPELRSHYYKATNRAVIDAVKELLSSLPNAELLSVSEERGELCVQTRRGKQLFIVATVVSVRPFETAVDFSVTTETKLLPFDFGRSRAVILELYRKLDARLPYIGSGLNS, encoded by the coding sequence ATGAGCGTGTGGAAAAAGTTGAAGTATGCGTTGACAAACCATTGCGAAACGCGGGAAACCCATGAAGACCCCGAGCTGCGAAGCCATTATTATAAGGCGACGAACCGCGCTGTCATCGATGCGGTCAAAGAGCTGCTCTCGTCGTTGCCGAACGCTGAGCTGCTTTCCGTTTCCGAGGAGCGCGGTGAGCTTTGCGTTCAGACGCGGCGGGGCAAACAGTTGTTTATCGTCGCTACCGTCGTCTCGGTCCGCCCGTTTGAAACGGCGGTCGATTTTTCCGTGACGACGGAGACGAAGCTGTTGCCGTTTGATTTCGGCCGCAGCCGGGCGGTGATCCTTGAGCTGTACCGGAAGCTTGATGCTCGCCTGCCATATATCGGCTCCGGGTTAAACAGCTAA
- the nrdR gene encoding transcriptional regulator NrdR gives MRCPSCHHQGTRVLDSRPAEEGRSIRRRRECEQCHYRFTTFERIEEPPLIVVKKEGTREEFSREKILRGLIKACEKRPVALEELEKVTQEIERELRNQGVSEVKSETIGEMVMERLSRIDEVAYVRFASVYRQFKDINVFIEELKELIKKGQR, from the coding sequence ATGCGATGTCCGTCATGCCATCATCAAGGCACGCGCGTGCTTGATTCGCGTCCGGCCGAGGAAGGCCGTTCGATCCGCCGCCGGCGGGAGTGTGAACAATGCCATTACCGGTTTACGACGTTTGAGCGGATCGAGGAGCCGCCGCTCATTGTCGTGAAAAAAGAAGGAACGCGTGAGGAATTCAGCCGGGAAAAAATTTTGCGCGGCTTGATTAAAGCGTGCGAAAAACGGCCGGTGGCGCTCGAGGAACTGGAAAAAGTGACGCAAGAAATCGAGCGTGAGCTGCGCAACCAAGGCGTATCGGAAGTGAAAAGCGAAACGATCGGCGAAATGGTCATGGAGCGGCTGTCGCGCATCGATGAAGTGGCCTATGTGCGCTTCGCTTCCGTCTATCGGCAGTTTAAAGACATTAATGTGTTTATTGAAGAACTAAAAGAGCTGATTAAAAAAGGACAGCGGTAA
- the speD gene encoding adenosylmethionine decarboxylase, whose translation MDTMGRHVISELWGCDFDKLNDINFIEKTFVDAALKSGAEIREVAFHKFAPQGVSGVVIISESHLTIHTFPEHGYASIDVYTCGHLDPTIAADYIAEKLGAQTRETIELPRGMRPIEVKKAHAL comes from the coding sequence ATGGATACGATGGGTCGTCACGTTATCTCGGAACTTTGGGGATGCGACTTTGACAAGCTGAATGATATCAATTTTATTGAAAAAACGTTCGTCGACGCCGCATTAAAGTCAGGGGCGGAAATTCGCGAAGTCGCGTTCCATAAATTCGCTCCACAAGGCGTAAGCGGAGTCGTCATTATTTCAGAATCGCATTTGACGATTCACACGTTCCCCGAACATGGCTATGCGAGCATTGATGTGTATACATGCGGCCATTTAGACCCGACGATTGCCGCTGACTACATCGCGGAAAAGCTCGGCGCGCAAACGCGGGAAACGATCGAACTTCCGCGCGGCATGCGTCCAATCGAAGTGAAAAAGGCGCACGCGCTGTAA
- the coaE gene encoding dephospho-CoA kinase (Dephospho-CoA kinase (CoaE) performs the final step in coenzyme A biosynthesis.), which translates to MALTIGLTGGIASGKSTVSAMMRELGLPVIDADEAARAVVEPGEEAYRQIVAVFGPDVLQENGEIDRGKLGAIVFNNEQERKKLNAIVHPAVRRKMLAEKEALVRSGAKTVVLDIPLLFESGLTDWVDRVLVVYVDDDVQLRRLMARNGFTEEEALARIRAQWPLEEKVKRADAVIDNNGTMEETRRQLLSILQQWDALEK; encoded by the coding sequence ATGGCATTAACGATCGGGTTGACCGGCGGAATCGCAAGCGGCAAAAGTACGGTCAGCGCCATGATGCGCGAACTCGGCCTTCCGGTCATTGACGCGGATGAGGCGGCACGCGCTGTCGTCGAACCGGGGGAAGAGGCGTATCGGCAAATCGTCGCCGTCTTCGGTCCGGACGTTTTACAGGAGAACGGCGAGATCGACCGGGGAAAACTCGGGGCGATCGTCTTCAACAACGAACAAGAACGGAAAAAGCTGAACGCCATCGTCCATCCGGCTGTGCGCCGAAAAATGCTTGCGGAAAAAGAGGCGCTCGTCCGTTCCGGGGCCAAAACGGTCGTATTGGATATTCCGCTCTTATTTGAAAGCGGACTGACCGATTGGGTAGACAGGGTGCTCGTCGTTTACGTCGACGATGATGTCCAGCTTCGCCGCCTCATGGCGCGAAACGGCTTCACCGAGGAGGAGGCGCTCGCCCGCATCCGCGCCCAGTGGCCGCTCGAAGAAAAAGTGAAACGGGCCGATGCGGTCATTGACAATAATGGAACAATGGAAGAGACGCGCCGACAGCTATTGTCGATTTTACAACAATGGGACGCCTTGGAAAAATAG
- the mutM gene encoding DNA-formamidopyrimidine glycosylase has translation MPELPEVETIRRTLLPLVVGKTITDVHVFWPNIIRHPQDPKAFAARLVGQAVRGIDRRGKFLKFLLDRDMLVSHLRMEGRYTVAGAHEPLDAHTHVVFRFTDGSELRYRDVRKFGTMHVYAKEEGDRRPPLDQLGPEPLSPAFSPAVLAERAAKTKRTVKALLLDQTVVAGFGNIYVDESLFRAGILPERSAASLTDEEIKRLHEQMVATIGEAVMKGGSTVRTYANTQGEAGTFQHSLFVYGRKGEPCKQCGTPIEKTVVAGRGTHYCPNCQR, from the coding sequence ATGCCGGAATTGCCGGAAGTGGAAACGATCCGCCGCACGCTGTTGCCGCTTGTTGTTGGCAAAACGATTACAGATGTCCATGTTTTTTGGCCGAACATTATCCGCCATCCGCAAGATCCGAAGGCGTTTGCCGCAAGGCTTGTCGGACAGGCGGTGCGCGGCATCGATCGGCGTGGGAAATTTTTGAAGTTTTTGCTTGACCGTGATATGCTCGTTTCCCATTTGCGCATGGAAGGGCGTTACACCGTCGCCGGCGCACATGAACCGCTTGATGCGCATACGCACGTCGTGTTCCGCTTCACGGACGGCAGCGAACTCCGTTACCGCGATGTGCGCAAGTTCGGAACGATGCATGTGTACGCGAAGGAGGAGGGCGACCGCCGGCCGCCGCTTGATCAGTTGGGGCCGGAGCCGCTATCCCCGGCGTTTTCCCCGGCCGTGTTGGCGGAACGGGCTGCGAAAACGAAGCGGACCGTGAAGGCGTTGTTGCTTGACCAAACGGTCGTCGCTGGGTTTGGCAACATTTACGTTGATGAATCGCTGTTTCGCGCCGGCATTCTTCCCGAACGGTCGGCCGCTTCGCTGACGGACGAAGAAATCAAGCGGCTGCATGAACAGATGGTCGCAACGATCGGCGAGGCGGTCATGAAAGGGGGAAGCACGGTGCGAACGTACGCCAACACGCAAGGGGAAGCCGGCACGTTTCAGCATAGCTTGTTCGTCTACGGCCGCAAAGGGGAACCGTGCAAACAGTGCGGAACCCCGATTGAAAAAACGGTCGTCGCCGGCCGCGGCACGCACTATTGCCCGAACTGCCAACGGTAG
- a CDS encoding replication initiation and membrane attachment family protein, which yields MEHHWKELIAVDRYTVQSRGILHDVDRKVLTMLYQPLIGYRALALYMTLWGELELLGGREATHHRLMALMQCGLPDIYSERLKLEGIGLLNTYVRALETEETKQFLYELRPPLAPDQFFRDEMLSVFLYRQVGRHLFAQLNEFFARPSIDETKFTRVTRSFSDVFSSVQAEQIVAGFGEEARHELEPPGGKVHIGRDEAAYALDDGVFDFDLFFAGLSKQMVPRRAVTAKVREAIKKLAFLYGIPPLEMQKIVLGVIDPAYHIDIDELRQAAREWYELEHGGAAPRLVERVQPLAHRTMESVEPRTKEEQLMKQLETISPRQLLKEIAGGAEPSLGDLQLIEDIMFQQQLLPGVVNVLIYYVMLRTNMKLSKKYVEKIASHWARKKVRTVKEAMELAKEEAKTYQNWANEKEKGARTVRKVVRTEIVPDWLKMDYSQPDDDFDVEQARKELEERLKKYRDGS from the coding sequence ATGGAACACCATTGGAAAGAACTGATTGCCGTCGACCGGTACACGGTGCAAAGCCGCGGAATATTGCATGATGTGGATCGAAAAGTGTTGACGATGCTCTATCAGCCGCTCATTGGCTATCGCGCGCTCGCGCTTTATATGACGCTTTGGGGGGAACTTGAGCTGCTCGGCGGACGGGAAGCGACCCATCACCGGCTGATGGCGCTGATGCAATGCGGGCTGCCGGACATTTACAGCGAACGGCTAAAGCTTGAAGGAATCGGACTGTTGAATACATATGTCCGCGCTTTGGAAACGGAAGAGACGAAACAGTTTCTTTACGAGCTGCGTCCGCCGTTGGCGCCTGATCAGTTTTTCCGCGACGAAATGCTCAGTGTCTTTTTGTATCGGCAAGTCGGCCGCCATTTGTTTGCCCAACTGAACGAGTTTTTTGCCCGCCCCTCGATCGACGAGACGAAGTTTACCCGAGTGACGCGCTCGTTTTCCGATGTCTTTTCATCCGTCCAAGCGGAGCAAATCGTCGCCGGTTTCGGCGAAGAAGCTAGACATGAACTCGAGCCGCCGGGCGGGAAGGTGCACATCGGACGGGATGAGGCAGCGTATGCGCTCGATGACGGCGTGTTTGATTTTGACCTGTTTTTTGCCGGGTTATCGAAACAGATGGTGCCGCGCCGGGCGGTGACGGCGAAAGTGAGAGAGGCGATCAAAAAGCTGGCCTTTTTATACGGCATTCCACCGCTTGAAATGCAAAAAATCGTCCTTGGCGTCATCGATCCGGCGTACCATATCGATATTGATGAGCTGCGCCAGGCGGCGCGCGAATGGTATGAGCTTGAGCATGGAGGCGCCGCGCCGCGGCTTGTCGAACGGGTGCAGCCGCTCGCCCACCGGACGATGGAGAGCGTCGAACCGCGCACGAAGGAAGAGCAGTTAATGAAGCAGCTCGAAACGATTTCCCCGCGCCAGCTGCTGAAAGAAATTGCCGGCGGTGCGGAACCGTCGCTGGGCGATTTGCAGCTGATTGAAGACATTATGTTTCAGCAGCAGCTCCTCCCCGGTGTCGTCAACGTATTGATTTATTACGTGATGCTGCGGACGAATATGAAACTATCAAAAAAATATGTCGAAAAAATTGCCAGCCATTGGGCGCGCAAAAAAGTGCGAACGGTCAAAGAAGCAATGGAGCTGGCCAAAGAGGAAGCAAAGACATACCAAAATTGGGCGAATGAGAAGGAAAAAGGAGCACGGACCGTGCGCAAGGTTGTGCGCACAGAAATCGTTCCCGATTGGCTGAAGATGGACTACAGCCAACCGGACGACGACTTTGATGTGGAACAGGCGCGCAAAGAGCTTGAAGAACGGCTGAAAAAATATCGTGATGGATCGTAG
- a CDS encoding glyceraldehyde-3-phosphate dehydrogenase, translating into MKAKVAINGFGRIGRMVFRRAIDSPDLDIVAVNASYPPETLAHLVKYDSNHGKFDGDVAPLEDGLLVNGKKVKLLNSRDPQQLPWKELDIDIVIEATGKFNAREKASLHLDAGAKRVILTAPGKNEDVTIVVGVNEQMLDIDRHFIISNASCTTNCLAPVVKVLDEAFGIENGLMTTVHAYTNDQKNIDNPHKDLRRARSCAQSIIPTTTGAAKALGLVLPHLKGKLHGMALRVPTPNVSLVDLVVDVKRDVTIDEVNEALLRAANGPLKGILDFTMEPLVSIDFNTNPHSAIIDGLSTMVIDGRKVKVLAWYDNEWGYSCRVVDLTRLVAAKMNERLHVNA; encoded by the coding sequence ATGAAGGCGAAAGTGGCGATTAACGGATTCGGACGAATTGGACGGATGGTATTCCGGAGAGCCATCGATTCCCCTGATCTTGATATTGTGGCGGTCAATGCCAGCTATCCGCCCGAAACGTTAGCCCATTTAGTGAAATATGACTCGAACCACGGCAAGTTTGACGGGGATGTCGCTCCCTTAGAAGACGGCCTGCTTGTCAACGGGAAAAAAGTGAAGCTATTAAACTCGCGCGATCCGCAGCAACTGCCGTGGAAAGAGCTTGATATCGATATCGTCATCGAAGCGACCGGCAAATTTAACGCTCGCGAAAAAGCGAGTCTCCACTTAGACGCCGGGGCGAAGCGCGTCATTTTGACCGCCCCAGGCAAAAATGAGGATGTGACGATCGTCGTTGGCGTCAACGAGCAGATGCTTGATATCGACCGCCATTTCATCATTTCGAACGCGTCGTGCACGACGAACTGCCTGGCGCCGGTTGTCAAAGTGCTTGACGAGGCATTCGGCATTGAAAACGGGCTGATGACGACCGTTCATGCCTATACGAACGACCAAAAAAATATTGACAACCCGCATAAAGATTTGCGCCGCGCCCGTTCATGCGCGCAATCGATCATCCCGACGACGACCGGGGCCGCAAAAGCGCTTGGCTTAGTGTTGCCGCATTTAAAAGGAAAGCTTCACGGCATGGCGCTGCGCGTCCCGACGCCGAACGTCTCGCTTGTCGATTTGGTCGTCGACGTCAAACGGGATGTGACGATTGATGAAGTGAACGAGGCGTTGCTTCGCGCGGCCAACGGTCCGCTGAAGGGCATTTTAGATTTTACGATGGAACCGCTTGTGTCGATTGATTTCAACACGAATCCGCATTCAGCGATCATTGACGGTTTGTCGACGATGGTCATCGACGGACGGAAGGTGAAAGTGCTCGCTTGGTATGATAACGAATGGGGCTATTCGTGCCGCGTCGTCGACTTGACCCGTCTTGTCGCCGCCAAAATGAACGAGCGTCTGCACGTCAATGCGTAA
- a CDS encoding response regulator transcription factor, whose product MGKKILVVDDEQPIVTLLSYNLEKAGFQVAVAYDGEEALVKVASEQPALIILDLMLPKLDGVEVCKQLRQQQIMTPILMLTARDDEFDKVLGLELGADDYMTKPFSPREVVARVKAILRRTEFVPAAAESGERIAIGELEIFPERYEAAIGGKTLELTPKEFELLLHLARHKGRVLTRDQLLSAVWNYDFAGDTRIVDVHISHLREKIEEDTKKPAYIKTVRGLGYKLEEPKRHE is encoded by the coding sequence ATGGGAAAAAAAATTTTAGTTGTCGATGATGAGCAGCCGATTGTGACGCTTTTGTCTTACAATTTGGAGAAAGCCGGTTTTCAAGTCGCTGTCGCCTACGACGGCGAAGAGGCGCTTGTCAAGGTGGCGTCTGAGCAGCCGGCGCTGATCATTTTGGACTTGATGCTGCCAAAGCTTGACGGTGTCGAAGTGTGCAAACAGCTTCGCCAGCAGCAAATCATGACGCCGATTTTAATGTTGACGGCGCGGGATGATGAATTTGACAAAGTGCTCGGCCTTGAGCTTGGCGCGGATGATTACATGACGAAACCGTTCAGCCCGCGCGAAGTCGTCGCGCGTGTGAAGGCGATTTTGCGCCGCACCGAGTTTGTCCCCGCGGCGGCCGAATCGGGCGAACGGATCGCCATCGGCGAGCTGGAGATTTTCCCGGAGCGATACGAAGCGGCGATCGGCGGCAAGACGCTTGAGCTGACGCCAAAAGAATTTGAGCTGCTTCTTCACTTGGCGCGGCATAAAGGGCGGGTGTTGACGCGCGATCAATTGCTCAGCGCGGTCTGGAACTACGACTTTGCCGGCGATACGCGCATTGTTGACGTCCATATCAGCCATTTGCGCGAGAAAATTGAGGAAGATACGAAAAAACCGGCGTACATTAAAACGGTGCGCGGCCTCGGCTACAAATTGGAGGAGCCGAAGCGGCATGAATAG
- the pnpS gene encoding two-component system histidine kinase PnpS, whose translation MNSFRTRLLFWLVTLIVTVLIALGLLLGQVLKDFYAETMNKRMEKEAKALAILLENEPLEQIRADLQEMGDELSSRITVLDRQERLRFDSGRIAAISDEDHERIIRTILHKKQFPRFSVIEKANDVYYYIAPYGRGGERGGYVILSTPTSSLKKVNQQIWGVLISSLGMALVVIVALGWKIANQYMGPIEAATKVAFELEKGNYAARVPDGEYKEAGMLVRSINRLARNLQEMSRAREIQTDRLHTLIENVGSGLLFIDHRGHIHLINRAFQTYFHLEPSACLYRPYADVLPHRDIVKLIDDIFITETAMRRHMRLTIGIERKHFDVYGAPIIGTNAEWKGIVAVFHDITELKRLEQIRKDFVANVSHELKTPVTSIKGFAETLLDGAMKDEEALEHFLTIILKESERLQTLVEELLDLSKIEQHGFQLLLDDVNVAEVTAEAVAVFRQKAEEKQIDLRAEAPPWLVIRGDRNRLKQILLNLLANAIAYTPEHGQVAVEAEENEREVLIRVKDTGIGIEEKEIPRIFERFYRVDKARSRDSGGTGLGLSIVKHLVEAHHGHITVASEVGRGTVFTIHFPKPER comes from the coding sequence ATGAATAGCTTCCGCACCCGGCTTCTGTTTTGGCTCGTAACGCTCATTGTCACCGTCTTGATCGCCCTTGGCCTTTTGCTTGGACAAGTGCTCAAGGACTTTTATGCCGAGACGATGAACAAGCGGATGGAAAAAGAAGCGAAAGCGCTCGCCATTTTGCTTGAAAATGAGCCGCTTGAGCAAATTCGCGCGGACTTGCAGGAAATGGGGGATGAGCTGTCGTCGCGCATCACGGTGCTCGATCGCCAAGAGCGGCTGCGGTTTGACAGCGGGCGCATCGCGGCGATCAGCGACGAAGACCACGAGCGCATCATCCGCACCATTTTGCATAAAAAGCAGTTTCCCCGCTTTTCGGTGATCGAGAAAGCGAACGACGTGTACTACTATATTGCTCCGTATGGGCGCGGCGGCGAGCGGGGCGGATATGTCATTTTAAGCACGCCGACGAGTTCGCTGAAAAAAGTGAACCAGCAAATTTGGGGCGTGCTCATCAGCAGCCTTGGCATGGCGCTCGTCGTTATCGTTGCTCTCGGCTGGAAGATCGCCAACCAATATATGGGGCCGATTGAGGCGGCGACCAAAGTGGCGTTTGAGCTCGAAAAAGGCAATTATGCCGCTCGGGTGCCTGATGGCGAATATAAAGAAGCCGGCATGCTTGTCCGCTCCATCAACCGGCTTGCCCGCAACTTGCAGGAAATGAGCCGGGCGCGGGAAATCCAAACCGACCGGCTCCATACGCTCATCGAAAACGTCGGCAGCGGCTTGTTGTTTATCGACCACCGCGGGCATATCCATTTGATCAACCGCGCGTTCCAAACGTATTTTCATCTTGAGCCGTCCGCTTGTTTGTACCGTCCGTATGCCGATGTGCTGCCACACCGCGACATTGTCAAATTGATTGATGATATTTTTATCACCGAAACAGCGATGCGCCGGCACATGCGGTTGACGATCGGCATTGAACGGAAGCATTTCGACGTGTACGGCGCCCCGATTATCGGGACGAATGCCGAATGGAAAGGGATCGTCGCAGTGTTCCATGACATTACCGAATTGAAGCGGCTCGAGCAAATTCGCAAAGACTTTGTCGCCAACGTTTCACACGAGCTGAAAACGCCGGTCACCTCCATTAAAGGGTTCGCCGAGACGCTGCTTGACGGGGCGATGAAAGACGAAGAGGCGCTAGAGCACTTTTTGACGATTATTTTAAAGGAAAGCGAGCGGCTGCAAACGCTCGTTGAAGAGCTGCTCGATTTGTCGAAAATTGAGCAGCACGGATTTCAGCTGCTGCTCGATGACGTTAACGTCGCCGAAGTGACGGCCGAGGCGGTGGCCGTGTTTCGTCAAAAGGCGGAGGAAAAACAAATCGACTTGCGCGCCGAAGCGCCGCCATGGCTTGTCATCCGCGGCGACCGAAATCGGCTGAAGCAAATTTTGCTCAACTTGCTCGCAAACGCCATCGCTTATACGCCGGAACATGGGCAAGTGGCCGTCGAAGCGGAAGAAAACGAGCGGGAAGTGCTCATTCGGGTAAAAGATACGGGCATTGGCATCGAAGAGAAGGAAATTCCCCGCATTTTTGAGCGTTTTTACCGCGTTGACAAGGCGCGCAGCCGCGATTCCGGCGGAACGGGGTTAGGTCTTTCAATCGTCAAACATTTGGTGGAGGCTCATCACGGCCATATTACGGTAGCGAGCGAAGTCGGGCGCGGCACCGTGTTTACGATTCATTTTCCAAAGCCGGAGCGGTAG
- the polA gene encoding DNA polymerase I yields the protein MRLKKKLVLIDGNSVAYRAFFALPLLHNDKGIHTNAVYGFTMMLNKMLAEERPTHLLVAFDAGKTTFRHETFQEYKGGRQQTPPELSEQFPLLRELLNAYRIPAYELDRYEADDIIGTLAARAEQEGFEVKVISGDRDLTQLASPHVTVDITKKGITDIEPYTPETVEEKYGLTPEQIVDLKGLMGDKSDNIPGVPGIGEKTAVKLLKQFGTVENVLASIDEIKGEKLKENLRQYRDLALLSKQLAAIRRDAPVELSLDDIIYEGQDREKVIALFKELGFQSFLEKMDAPTAEDETPLMEMEFVAADGITDEMLADKAALVVEVMEENYHDAPIVGIALVNEHGRFFLRAEMALADPQFVAWLADETKKKSMFDAKRASVALKWKGIELRGVAFDLLLAAYLLNPAQDAGDVAAVAKMKQYEAVRPDEAVYGKGAKRSLPDEPTLAEHLVRKAAAIWALERPFLDELRSNEQDELLIKLEQPLATILAEMEFTGVKVDTKRLEQMGSELAEQLGAVEQRIYELAGQEFNINSPKQLGIILFEKLQLPVLKKTKTGYSTSADVLEKLAPHHEIVENILHYRQLGKLQSTYIEGLLKVVHHDTGKVHTMFNQALTQTGRLSSAEPNLQNIPIRLEEGRKIRQAFVPSEPGWLIFAADYSQIELRVLAHIADDDNLIEAFRRDLDIHTKTAMDIFHVSEEEVTATMRRQAKAVNFGIVYGISDYGLAQNLNITRKEAAEFIERYFASFPGVKRYMETIVQEAKQKGYVTTLLHRRRYLPDITSRNFNVRSFAERTAMNTPIQGSAADIIKKAMIDLAARLKEERLQARLLLQVHDELILEAPKEEMERLCQLVPEVMEQAVELRVPLKVDYHYGPTWYDAK from the coding sequence ATGAGATTGAAGAAAAAACTCGTTTTAATTGACGGCAACAGCGTGGCGTACCGCGCCTTTTTCGCCTTGCCGCTTTTGCATAACGACAAAGGCATTCATACGAATGCAGTTTACGGGTTTACGATGATGTTGAACAAAATGTTGGCCGAAGAACGGCCGACCCACTTGCTGGTGGCGTTTGACGCCGGAAAAACGACGTTTCGCCATGAAACGTTTCAAGAGTATAAAGGCGGGCGGCAGCAGACCCCTCCGGAACTGTCCGAGCAGTTTCCGCTGTTGCGCGAGCTGTTAAACGCGTACCGTATCCCCGCCTATGAACTCGACCGTTATGAAGCGGACGATATTATCGGGACGCTTGCCGCCCGCGCTGAGCAGGAAGGGTTTGAAGTGAAAGTCATTTCCGGCGACCGCGATTTAACCCAGCTCGCCTCCCCTCATGTGACGGTCGATATTACGAAAAAAGGGATCACCGATATCGAGCCGTACACGCCGGAAACCGTCGAGGAGAAATACGGCTTGACTCCGGAGCAAATTGTCGATTTAAAAGGGCTGATGGGCGATAAGTCGGACAACATCCCTGGCGTTCCGGGCATCGGGGAAAAAACAGCGGTCAAGCTGCTGAAGCAATTTGGCACGGTCGAAAACGTGCTCGCATCGATCGATGAGATCAAAGGGGAAAAGCTGAAAGAAAACTTGCGCCAGTACCGGGATTTGGCGCTCTTAAGCAAACAGCTGGCGGCCATTCGCCGCGACGCCCCGGTTGAGCTGTCGCTCGATGACATCATCTACGAAGGCCAAGACCGGGAAAAAGTGATCGCGTTATTTAAAGAGCTCGGGTTTCAGTCGTTTTTGGAAAAAATGGATGCGCCGACAGCAGAAGACGAGACGCCGCTTATGGAGATGGAGTTTGTCGCCGCTGACGGCATCACTGACGAGATGCTTGCCGACAAGGCGGCGCTTGTCGTTGAGGTGATGGAAGAAAACTATCACGATGCCCCGATTGTCGGAATCGCGCTAGTGAACGAGCACGGGCGTTTTTTCCTGCGTGCGGAGATGGCGCTTGCGGATCCGCAATTTGTGGCATGGCTTGCCGATGAGACAAAGAAAAAAAGCATGTTTGACGCCAAGCGGGCTTCAGTTGCCTTAAAGTGGAAAGGAATTGAACTGCGCGGCGTCGCCTTTGACTTATTGCTCGCTGCCTATTTGCTCAACCCGGCTCAAGATGCCGGCGATGTTGCTGCGGTGGCGAAAATGAAACAATATGAAGCGGTGCGGCCGGATGAAGCGGTCTATGGCAAAGGCGCCAAGCGGTCGCTGCCCGACGAGCCGACGCTTGCTGAGCATCTCGTCCGCAAAGCGGCGGCCATTTGGGCGCTGGAACGGCCGTTTCTGGACGAATTGCGAAGCAACGAGCAAGACGAGTTGTTAATAAAGCTCGAACAGCCGCTGGCAACCATTTTGGCTGAAATGGAGTTTACTGGAGTAAAAGTGGATACAAAGCGGCTTGAGCAGATGGGTTCCGAGCTCGCCGAGCAGCTAGGTGCCGTCGAGCAGCGCATTTATGAGCTGGCTGGTCAAGAGTTTAACATCAACTCGCCAAAACAGCTCGGGATCATTTTATTTGAAAAGCTGCAGCTGCCGGTGCTGAAGAAAACGAAAACGGGCTATTCGACCTCGGCCGATGTGCTTGAGAAGCTCGCGCCCCACCATGAAATCGTCGAAAACATTTTGCATTACCGCCAGCTTGGCAAGCTGCAGTCGACGTATATCGAAGGATTGTTGAAAGTCGTGCACCATGATACGGGCAAAGTGCATACGATGTTCAACCAAGCGCTGACGCAAACCGGGCGGCTCAGCTCGGCCGAGCCGAACTTGCAAAACATCCCGATTCGTCTCGAAGAAGGGCGGAAAATCCGCCAGGCGTTCGTCCCGTCAGAGCCGGGCTGGCTCATTTTCGCCGCCGATTACTCGCAAATCGAACTGCGCGTCCTCGCCCATATCGCCGATGACGACAATTTAATCGAAGCGTTCCGGCGCGATTTGGATATTCATACAAAAACGGCGATGGACATCTTCCATGTGAGCGAAGAGGAAGTCACGGCCACTATGCGCCGTCAGGCAAAGGCGGTGAATTTCGGCATCGTTTACGGAATCAGCGATTATGGACTGGCGCAAAATTTGAACATTACGCGCAAAGAAGCCGCCGAATTTATTGAACGTTACTTTGCCAGCTTTCCGGGCGTGAAGCGGTATATGGAAACCATTGTGCAAGAAGCGAAACAGAAAGGATATGTAACGACGCTGTTGCACCGGCGCCGTTATTTGCCTGATATTACAAGCCGCAACTTCAACGTCCGCAGCTTTGCTGAGCGGACGGCGATGAACACGCCGATTCAAGGAAGCGCCGCTGACATTATTAAAAAGGCGATGATCGATTTAGCAGCGCGGCTGAAAGAAGAGCGGCTGCAGGCGCGCCTGTTGCTGCAAGTGCATGACGAGCTCATTTTGGAAGCGCCAAAAGAGGAAATGGAGCGGCTATGCCAGCTCGTTCCGGAGGTGATGGAGCAGGCGGTCGAGCTCCGCGTGCCGCTGAAAGTCGATTATCATTACGGCCCGACATGGTATGACGCCAAATGA